The following are from one region of the Biomphalaria glabrata chromosome 4, xgBioGlab47.1, whole genome shotgun sequence genome:
- the LOC106072114 gene encoding uncharacterized protein LOC106072114 isoform X1, with the protein MQWKSICFVVLSLDHNIEDVWRMFSLNVKLIRIELSEMDSDYFFYEQSRHKPFQKRFKKLPEDFPDSLKAVNPKVAAYYASKEKQEQDEELFGDGKKTLLPQINQAFNALRNHLDSSLCNDEDSQRYIFEEAKNNAGNILYQLSRIIYYYENIASLIPKSLECQMMVGYSELTADVQVIPREWQTQASKEAYLKKLSEISNGEDEKVSPSVMEEGRTTRSQSIASESGRGNKRLLTKPGAGLPEIYEDGETMSVTGHQNVKRNDSRMSGVSKRSSRPRLSDFRGPSSLASKSPTSKQGFYEFLSALTETASETRSSSLANPPNYVSVLQFQLSSKLCQDKGWIVHKGKEDQLAKEAILEYCVQRLHQELKAIKEQKAKEAYLGHNQDVVVRYYGDTHKETVLKYRKSPVKTSPPVLIKNGKPRIPRLFNENNEGRQIMLSTHPDGTTVVYYTSGRPAIVASAAGINRYGFYTIVYDDDADMKMLAAFTPSGCGVCYHMNGHIRFLSTIKGGHIANKDGRVIRHWKWPQAQVKLTSPVQFQMNQYIGLRCVAENYIVLVFACQKESTRLFVNMTYEARERKHTEHERLLTNITFTSKSAKTILSMTGSRSKSKSKKKKEKLSKQLAELVRSVDNEDKLLYDIEADKDLARLQRKARILVDDWLEHYRITIGLKSPSLEQVRETPRKSRVGAYSAKMTESREDRKNTFGFSLISARVPSAPTATVVRLLETPVDNETKAPVNPPTVRFEQNINSETKNNVDELKSFLPTFNDRVAKIWQSGQRSRSAGQSRSKSSAVSRQSTAVSLPEKEITVANVTLCPMALHTLMLSDLKPMCRCSRHAIPFISDVVYDRYIQEEAPENQLQIIAVVSSAFPESNPSETMLNEIYQHQNRNRTRPCLQCRADSFRILKYDINTAMEGSDHAQPLLLSRHNVVPGMFLIYCEGKLLFCDHIFNGYGNARKDFQKQVLQSRLDFTHGFSLPPDFRFSPSQGPQGPRAPWGGEIGGAGVDHYGSSGTLKSEIVSDNNVGLSQSQANNIRAVYKYIGEMLNLQQQPLQESSSQLLKLPPIHVYPPLQTNGHFEATNCESVEDKKLHPVAALPTNKLLLTRHSSTALKSVTL; encoded by the exons ATGCAATGGAAATCGATCTGTTTTGTAGTATTGAGTCTAGATCATAACATTGAAGATGTGTGGAGAATGTTCTCGTTGAATGTAAAATTGATTCGAATT GAACTGTCAGAAATGGATTCCGATTACTTTTTCTATGAGCAAAGTCGGCATAAACCATTTCAAAAACGTTTTAAGAAATTGCCTGAAGATTTCCCTGACAGTCTTAAGGCTGTAAACCCAAAG GTTGCAGCTTATTATGCAAGTAAAGAAAAACAGGAACAAGATGAGGAGCTCTTTGGAGATGGTAAAAAAACCTTATTGCCTCAAATCAACCAGGCCTTCAATGCTTTAAGAAATCATCTGGATTCTTCATTATGTAATGATGAAGACTCACAGCGCTACATTTTTGAGGAAGCCAAAAATAATGCTGGAAATATTTTGTACCAATTGAGTCGTATAATCTACTATTATGAAAATATAGCATCATTAATTCCCAAGTCCTTAGAATGTCAAATGATGGTTGGATATTCTGAGCTGACAGCAGATGTTCAAGTTATCCCTAGAGAATGGCAAACTCAGGCCTCAAAAGAGGCTTACTTAAAGAAGCTGTCAGAAATTTccaatggagaagatgagaaa GTTTCACCAAGTGTAATGGAGGAAGGTCGCACAACTAGATCACAGTCCATTGCTTCAGAGTCAGGGAGAGGAAATAAAAGACTTTTAACAAAACCAGGAGCTGGATTACCAGAAATATATGAAGATGGAGAAACAATGTCTGTAACTGGACACCAGAATGTTAAGAGAAATGATAGTCGAATGTCTGGTGTATCTAAGCGAAGTAGTCGACCACGGCTGAGTGACTTTAGAG GTCCAAGTTCCTTAGCTAGCAAGTCTCCAACATCAAAACAAGGTTTCTATGAGTTTTTATCAGCACTGACAGAAACAGCTTCTGAAACTAGAT CCTCATCTTTGGCAAATCCTCCCAACTATGTGTCTGTTCTACAGTTTCAGCTTTCTTCCAAATTATGTCAGGATAAAG GCTGGATAGTTCATAAAGGTAAAGAGGACCAATTGGCAAAGGAAGCCATCTTGGAATACTGTGTTCAGCGTTTACATCAGGAACTCAAAGCAAT AAAAGAACAAAAAGCTAAAGAAGCTTATCTAGGTCACAACCAAGATGTTGTTGTGCGTTACTATGGAGACACTCACAAAGAAACTGTTCTCAAGTATCGTAAGTCACCTGTGAAAACTTCACCTCCTGTTCTGATAAAAAATGGAAAACCACGTATTCCACGTCTGtttaatgaaaataatgaaGGGAGACAAATCATGCTTTCCACACATCCAGATGGCACCACTGTTGTATA CTATACATCTGGCCGTCCCGCTATAGTAGCCTCTGCTGCTGGAATCAATAGATATGGATTCTATACAATTGTTTATGATGATGATGCTGATATGAAAATGCTTGCAGCTTTTACACCAAGTGGTTGCGGTGTTTGCTATCATATGAATGGTCATATTAG atttctttctacAATCAAAGGGGGTCACATTGCAAACAAAGATGGTCGAGTTATCCGCCATTGGAAATGGCCACAAGCTCAAGTGAAATTAACCAGTCCAGTTCAATTtcag ATGAACCAATATATAGGACTCCGCTGTGTGGCAGAGAATTACATAGTTCTAGTATTTGCCTGCCAGAAGGAATCAACCCGACTTTTTGTCAATATGACTTATGAAGCAAGGGAGAGAAAACATACTGaacat GAACGTCTGCTCACAAATATAACGTTTACATCCAAATCAGCTAAAACTATTTTGTCAATGACAGGCTCTAGATCAAAATCAAaatcgaagaaaaaaaaa gagAAACTCAGTAAACAATTGGCTGAACTTGTCAGATCTGTAGACAATGAAGATAAACTTTTATATGACATAGAAGCTGATAAGGACCTTGCCAGGTTGCAAAGGAAGGCCAG GATTTTAGTTGATGATTGGCTGGAACACTACAGAATAACCATTGGACTTAAATCTCCATCATTAGAACAAGTTAGAGAGACACCAAGAAAGTCACGAGTGGGAGCTTACTCTGCCAAAATGACAGAAAGCAGAGAAGACAGAAAGAATACTTTTGGGTTTAGTTTAATATCAGCCAGAGTTCCATCAGCCCCAACAG CTACTGTAGTCAGACTTTTGGAAACACCAGTTGATAATGAGACAAAAGCTCCAGTTAATCCACCAACAGTCAGATTTGAACAGAATATCAATTCAGAAACTAAAAACAATGTTGACGAATTGAAATCATTTCTACCAACATTCAATGACAGAGTGGCAAAGATTTGgca ATCTGGTCAACGAAGTAGGTCAGCTGGACAAAGCAGGAGTAAATCTTCTGCTGTTTCCAGACAGTCTACAGCTGTTTCTCTACCTGAAAAGGAAATAACAGTAGCTAATGTTACCCTTTGTCCTATGGCTCTACACACACTG ATGCTTTCAGATCTAAAACCCATGTGTCGATGTAGTCGACATGCCATTCCATTCATATCTGATGTGGTGTATGATAGATACATACAGGAAGAAGCTCCAGAAAATCAACTTCAGATCATTGCAGTAGTATCATCTGC ATTTCCTGAAAGTAACCCTTCTGAGACCATGCTCAATGAAATTTATCAACACCAGAATCGAAACAGAACACGACCTTGCCTTCAGTGTCGTGCTGACAGTTTTCGTATACTTAAATATGACATTAATACAGCTATGGAAGGTTCAGATCATGCACAACCTCTTCTGTTGTCACGTCACAATGTTGTTCCTGGAATGTTTCTG ATATATTGTGAAGGAAAGCTACTGTTCTGTGACCATATATTCAATGGCTATGGTAATGCCAGAAAAGATTTCCAGAAACAGGTCCTTCAGTCAAGATTAGATTTTACTCATGGTTTTTCACTTCCTCCAGATTTCAGATTCAG TCCTTCCCAGGGACCACAAGGACCCAGAGCACCTTGGGGTGGGGAAATAGGAGGTGCTGGTGTTGACCACTATGGCAGCTCAGGTACCTTAAAGTCAGAGATAGTCAGTGACAACAATGTGGGTTTATCACAAAGTCAGGCCAACAATATCAG
- the LOC106072114 gene encoding uncharacterized protein LOC106072114 isoform X8, with protein sequence MDSDYFFYEQSRHKPFQKRFKKLPEDFPDSLKAVNPKVAAYYASKEKQEQDEELFGDGKKTLLPQINQAFNALRNHLDSSLCNDEDSQRYIFEEAKNNAGNILYQLSRIIYYYENIASLIPKSLECQMMVGYSELTADVQVIPREWQTQASKEAYLKKLSEISNGEDEKVSPSVMEEGRTTRSQSIASESGRGNKRLLTKPGAGLPEIYEDGETMSVTGHQNVKRNDSRMSGVSKRSSRPRLSDFRGPSSLASKSPTSKQGFYEFLSALTETASETRSSSLANPPNYVSVLQFQLSSKLCQDKGWIVHKGKEDQLAKEAILEYCVQRLHQELKAIKEQKAKEAYLGHNQDVVVRYYGDTHKETVLKYRKSPVKTSPPVLIKNGKPRIPRLFNENNEGRQIMLSTHPDGTTVVYYTSGRPAIVASAAGINRYGFYTIVYDDDADMKMLAAFTPSGCGVCYHMNGHIRFLSTIKGGHIANKDGRVIRHWKWPQAQVKLTSPVQFQMNQYIGLRCVAENYIVLVFACQKESTRLFVNMTYEARERKHTEHERLLTNITFTSKSAKTILSMTGSRSKSKSKKKKEKLSKQLAELVRSVDNEDKLLYDIEADKDLARLQRKARILVDDWLEHYRITIGLKSPSLEQVRETPRKSRVGAYSAKMTESREDRKNTFGFSLISARVPSAPTATVVRLLETPVDNETKAPVNPPTVRFEQNINSETKNNVDELKSFLPTFNDRVAKIWQSGQRSRSAGQSRSKSSAVSRQSTAVSLPEKEITVANVTLCPMALHTLMLSDLKPMCRCSRHAIPFISDVVYDRYIQEEAPENQLQIIAVVSSAFPESNPSETMLNEIYQHQNRNRTRPCLQCRADSFRILKYDINTAMEGSDHAQPLLLSRHNVVPGMFLIYCEGKLLFCDHIFNGYGNARKDFQKQVLQSRLDFTHGFSLPPDFRFSPSQGPQGPRAPWGGEIGGAGVDHYGSSGTLKSEIVSDNNVGLSQSQANNIRAVYKYIGEMLNLQQQPLQESSSQLLKLPPIHVYPPLQTNGHFEATNCESVEDKKLHPVAALPTNKLLLTRHSSTALKSVTL encoded by the exons ATGGATTCCGATTACTTTTTCTATGAGCAAAGTCGGCATAAACCATTTCAAAAACGTTTTAAGAAATTGCCTGAAGATTTCCCTGACAGTCTTAAGGCTGTAAACCCAAAG GTTGCAGCTTATTATGCAAGTAAAGAAAAACAGGAACAAGATGAGGAGCTCTTTGGAGATGGTAAAAAAACCTTATTGCCTCAAATCAACCAGGCCTTCAATGCTTTAAGAAATCATCTGGATTCTTCATTATGTAATGATGAAGACTCACAGCGCTACATTTTTGAGGAAGCCAAAAATAATGCTGGAAATATTTTGTACCAATTGAGTCGTATAATCTACTATTATGAAAATATAGCATCATTAATTCCCAAGTCCTTAGAATGTCAAATGATGGTTGGATATTCTGAGCTGACAGCAGATGTTCAAGTTATCCCTAGAGAATGGCAAACTCAGGCCTCAAAAGAGGCTTACTTAAAGAAGCTGTCAGAAATTTccaatggagaagatgagaaa GTTTCACCAAGTGTAATGGAGGAAGGTCGCACAACTAGATCACAGTCCATTGCTTCAGAGTCAGGGAGAGGAAATAAAAGACTTTTAACAAAACCAGGAGCTGGATTACCAGAAATATATGAAGATGGAGAAACAATGTCTGTAACTGGACACCAGAATGTTAAGAGAAATGATAGTCGAATGTCTGGTGTATCTAAGCGAAGTAGTCGACCACGGCTGAGTGACTTTAGAG GTCCAAGTTCCTTAGCTAGCAAGTCTCCAACATCAAAACAAGGTTTCTATGAGTTTTTATCAGCACTGACAGAAACAGCTTCTGAAACTAGAT CCTCATCTTTGGCAAATCCTCCCAACTATGTGTCTGTTCTACAGTTTCAGCTTTCTTCCAAATTATGTCAGGATAAAG GCTGGATAGTTCATAAAGGTAAAGAGGACCAATTGGCAAAGGAAGCCATCTTGGAATACTGTGTTCAGCGTTTACATCAGGAACTCAAAGCAAT AAAAGAACAAAAAGCTAAAGAAGCTTATCTAGGTCACAACCAAGATGTTGTTGTGCGTTACTATGGAGACACTCACAAAGAAACTGTTCTCAAGTATCGTAAGTCACCTGTGAAAACTTCACCTCCTGTTCTGATAAAAAATGGAAAACCACGTATTCCACGTCTGtttaatgaaaataatgaaGGGAGACAAATCATGCTTTCCACACATCCAGATGGCACCACTGTTGTATA CTATACATCTGGCCGTCCCGCTATAGTAGCCTCTGCTGCTGGAATCAATAGATATGGATTCTATACAATTGTTTATGATGATGATGCTGATATGAAAATGCTTGCAGCTTTTACACCAAGTGGTTGCGGTGTTTGCTATCATATGAATGGTCATATTAG atttctttctacAATCAAAGGGGGTCACATTGCAAACAAAGATGGTCGAGTTATCCGCCATTGGAAATGGCCACAAGCTCAAGTGAAATTAACCAGTCCAGTTCAATTtcag ATGAACCAATATATAGGACTCCGCTGTGTGGCAGAGAATTACATAGTTCTAGTATTTGCCTGCCAGAAGGAATCAACCCGACTTTTTGTCAATATGACTTATGAAGCAAGGGAGAGAAAACATACTGaacat GAACGTCTGCTCACAAATATAACGTTTACATCCAAATCAGCTAAAACTATTTTGTCAATGACAGGCTCTAGATCAAAATCAAaatcgaagaaaaaaaaa gagAAACTCAGTAAACAATTGGCTGAACTTGTCAGATCTGTAGACAATGAAGATAAACTTTTATATGACATAGAAGCTGATAAGGACCTTGCCAGGTTGCAAAGGAAGGCCAG GATTTTAGTTGATGATTGGCTGGAACACTACAGAATAACCATTGGACTTAAATCTCCATCATTAGAACAAGTTAGAGAGACACCAAGAAAGTCACGAGTGGGAGCTTACTCTGCCAAAATGACAGAAAGCAGAGAAGACAGAAAGAATACTTTTGGGTTTAGTTTAATATCAGCCAGAGTTCCATCAGCCCCAACAG CTACTGTAGTCAGACTTTTGGAAACACCAGTTGATAATGAGACAAAAGCTCCAGTTAATCCACCAACAGTCAGATTTGAACAGAATATCAATTCAGAAACTAAAAACAATGTTGACGAATTGAAATCATTTCTACCAACATTCAATGACAGAGTGGCAAAGATTTGgca ATCTGGTCAACGAAGTAGGTCAGCTGGACAAAGCAGGAGTAAATCTTCTGCTGTTTCCAGACAGTCTACAGCTGTTTCTCTACCTGAAAAGGAAATAACAGTAGCTAATGTTACCCTTTGTCCTATGGCTCTACACACACTG ATGCTTTCAGATCTAAAACCCATGTGTCGATGTAGTCGACATGCCATTCCATTCATATCTGATGTGGTGTATGATAGATACATACAGGAAGAAGCTCCAGAAAATCAACTTCAGATCATTGCAGTAGTATCATCTGC ATTTCCTGAAAGTAACCCTTCTGAGACCATGCTCAATGAAATTTATCAACACCAGAATCGAAACAGAACACGACCTTGCCTTCAGTGTCGTGCTGACAGTTTTCGTATACTTAAATATGACATTAATACAGCTATGGAAGGTTCAGATCATGCACAACCTCTTCTGTTGTCACGTCACAATGTTGTTCCTGGAATGTTTCTG ATATATTGTGAAGGAAAGCTACTGTTCTGTGACCATATATTCAATGGCTATGGTAATGCCAGAAAAGATTTCCAGAAACAGGTCCTTCAGTCAAGATTAGATTTTACTCATGGTTTTTCACTTCCTCCAGATTTCAGATTCAG TCCTTCCCAGGGACCACAAGGACCCAGAGCACCTTGGGGTGGGGAAATAGGAGGTGCTGGTGTTGACCACTATGGCAGCTCAGGTACCTTAAAGTCAGAGATAGTCAGTGACAACAATGTGGGTTTATCACAAAGTCAGGCCAACAATATCAG